Proteins co-encoded in one Papaver somniferum cultivar HN1 chromosome 5, ASM357369v1, whole genome shotgun sequence genomic window:
- the LOC113279495 gene encoding uncharacterized protein LOC113279495, whose amino-acid sequence MKTRIPLTGLDRIVWTYTRNGSLTVKSVYRVIISNSSNSSFVSNHTPLYKKLWSSPILHKVQIFIWKCFEYILPSKCRLAFYCPNQNTHCSMCNDNQFESEEHIIFNCRFVRYIWALVPHGNLVLDDMGTNISISDWIRKWLLGNYSSEQICHVFTTAWCIWKERCYNVFQDKQVNHISTTIFSCRLVNETLGALSTQDVIIQQQHIIPADGISDTLESVHVDAPLVAHFDASFDLNTHSCGIDIILTNSEGNYKGCKTISGLANDAEEAESMAALKAVKWIKMLDYQNNLYKRSAENVISYLNKSSIQISWCSSSILDDCLSFMNSFSFYNFVHVRRELNGLADKAAKHSRKYVVTGEWG is encoded by the coding sequence atgaaaactaGAATTCCTCTCACAGGTCTAGATAGGATAGTATGGACATATACTAGAAATGGTTCTCTTACTGTCAAGTCTGTGTATAGGGTTATCATTAGTAATTCAAGTAATTCTTCTTTTGTCAGTAACCATACTCCTCTTTACAAGAAATTATGGAGTTCCCCGATACTTCATAAGGTCCAAATCTTCATATGGAAATGCTTCGAATATATCCTTCCTTCTAAATGTAGGCTTGCATTTTATTGCCCTAACCAGAACACTCACTGTAGCATGTGTAATGATAATCAGTTTGAATCTGAAGAGCATATTATATTTAATTGTAGATTTGTTAGGTATATTTGGGCTTTAGTCCCTCATGGAAACTTAGTTCTGGATGATATGGGGACAAACATCTCTATTTCTGATTGGATTAGGAAATGGTTATTGGGTAATTACAGTTCAGAGCAAATCTGTCATGTTTTCACAACTGCTTGGtgtatttggaaggaaagatgcTATAATGTCTTTCAGGATAAACAGGTTAATCACATAAGTACAACAATATTTTCCTGTAGATTAGTAAATGAAACTTTGGGTGCTTTGTCAACTCAAGATGTGATCATTCAACAACAACATATTATTCCAGCTGATGGGATATCAGATACGCTAGAAAGCGTTCATGTTGATGCACCACTGGTAGCACACTTTGATGCCTCCTTTGATCTAAATACTCATTCTTGTGGTATTGACATAATTTTAACAAATTCAGAGGGTAACTACAAGGGATGCAAAACCATCTCAGGTCTAGCAAACGATGCAGAGGAAGCGGAAAGTATGGCAGCCCTGAAAGCGGTCAAATGGATCAAGATGCTGGATTATCAAAACAATCTCTATAAAAGGAGTGCAGAAAATGTTATCTCCTATTTAAATAAAAGTTCTATCCAGATTAGCTGGTGTAGTTCCTCTATCTTAGATGATTGTTTATCATTCATgaactctttttctttttataactTTGTTCATGTTAGAAGAGAGCTCAATGGCTTAGCGGATAAAGCAGCCAAACATAGTAGGAAGTATGTTGTAACAGGTGAATGGGGGTAG